The following coding sequences lie in one Paracidovorax avenae genomic window:
- a CDS encoding PLP-dependent aminotransferase family protein: protein MTSRVAHLTEQLAVDIREGRLPAGAALPTHRQLAARHGIAIASASKVYAQLRAMGLVIGETGRGTFVRDRPLQREWDSGDEARLSATAVDLSFNHPTWPGQADLLRGMLRELAGGGDLSALLRQQPPGGRRQERRIVAEYLSKERGIPVDESRLFLVNGAQQGLDVAARALLEPHDEVAVDALTYPGFKMLAEVQRLVLKPVRSLAQGPDLDELDALCATGRIRAIHTMPTLHNPLGWVLTGEQRLRIVDIARRHDCWLFEDAAYAWLAGGKAPPAFAVLAPERTVHVSSLSKSLASGLRFGYIVAPESCASRIKAVVRATFWSLPSIVTAMASRWIADGTVARQEQRLRREARRRQAIARNVFAGMELASHPASLFLWLSLPEDLRMDRIATALAAKGIAVSKAEAYATTRHAPHALRLGLSSVDLEELRPVLLRVRETIEQFPV, encoded by the coding sequence ATGACCTCCCGCGTCGCGCACCTGACCGAGCAACTGGCGGTCGATATCCGGGAGGGCCGGCTGCCGGCCGGCGCGGCCCTGCCCACGCACCGGCAGCTTGCGGCGCGGCACGGCATCGCCATCGCCTCGGCCAGCAAGGTGTATGCGCAGCTCCGCGCCATGGGGCTGGTGATCGGCGAGACCGGGCGCGGCACCTTCGTGCGGGACCGCCCCCTGCAGCGCGAGTGGGACAGCGGCGACGAAGCGCGGCTGAGCGCCACGGCGGTCGATCTGTCGTTCAACCACCCGACCTGGCCGGGCCAGGCGGATCTGCTGCGCGGGATGCTGCGTGAACTGGCGGGCGGGGGCGACCTGTCGGCACTGCTGCGCCAGCAGCCGCCCGGCGGACGGCGCCAGGAGCGGCGGATCGTCGCCGAGTACCTGTCGAAGGAACGCGGCATCCCGGTGGACGAAAGCCGCCTCTTCCTGGTCAACGGCGCGCAGCAGGGGCTGGATGTCGCGGCACGCGCATTGCTCGAGCCACACGACGAGGTCGCCGTCGATGCACTGACCTATCCCGGCTTCAAGATGCTGGCCGAGGTGCAGCGACTGGTGCTGAAACCGGTGCGCAGCCTGGCCCAGGGCCCGGACCTGGACGAGCTCGACGCCCTGTGCGCCACGGGCCGTATCCGCGCCATACACACCATGCCCACGCTCCACAACCCGCTCGGCTGGGTGCTGACGGGCGAGCAGCGGCTGCGCATCGTGGACATCGCCCGGCGCCACGATTGCTGGCTGTTCGAGGACGCCGCGTATGCCTGGCTGGCGGGCGGCAAGGCGCCACCGGCATTCGCCGTGCTGGCGCCGGAGCGCACGGTGCATGTTTCCAGCCTGTCCAAGAGCCTCGCCAGCGGTTTGCGGTTCGGCTACATCGTCGCTCCCGAGTCGTGCGCGAGCCGCATCAAGGCCGTGGTGCGCGCCACGTTCTGGAGCCTGCCGAGCATCGTCACGGCGATGGCCTCGCGCTGGATCGCCGACGGCACCGTCGCACGCCAGGAACAACGGCTGCGCCGCGAAGCACGGCGCAGGCAGGCGATCGCCCGGAACGTCTTTGCCGGCATGGAGCTGGCCAGCCATCCGGCATCCCTGTTCCTGTGGCTGTCCCTGCCCGAAGACCTGCGGATGGACCGGATCGCCACCGCCCTGGCCGCGAAGGGCATCGCCGTGT